The Pleuronectes platessa chromosome 10, fPlePla1.1, whole genome shotgun sequence genome contains a region encoding:
- the si:ch73-95l15.5 gene encoding uncharacterized protein si:ch73-95l15.5 isoform X1, giving the protein MMSSRGKKDLCRICGGALQGNQRRWLFGGQNKKTSQPQTLTESLRHLSRSSQSSPWGSTLSLSSSASSSRSQFSLSPSSKGVDLLSVLTHILGQSVPRGSSNGEFVCGKCVVVLERVFKFDSVIARVRVLSYERLQKLMQERDKIRQWVRQHYHQRHPRDCRSQGSTSEEDGDAEREGYREMLKENMALSEYECWSEKWDTCPYFIRTGKRCSKGKGCEGCDSLRVSDSDYESVCGVPRHLPLQPFSPLALSRDKSQSMPLDWQRVPSIASSPASLSGSTISLRPSSRTESIYCAESIQSLDSLDGNDPFDSPSDQSVNFVLKGLRGIAGKSVSSPSGSRIPVLDKKQVRDSEKPGELASPTVRALDFGHVENGGDEMDEEDGDVLSELRDEFMPLHRQSTSGRIHQAVRNLRGQLNQAESRVRTLEDEQEHGRSKPTDVNGSDWAPLVQEEGDSPLLQSLGHSLLSRERLIQECMSLIRRLCVEEGAGAELANKLTEKLTESLKEVLSDNKAALKTLRSERTEKEKSMQEEVDALRKAGRDRERDLDTLHTVLQCNQDIINDLKVSLGEKECLLKEVQKEREVWRQRDQALAAVQQEKDDLIRCLKEELETNVQALCDSVNGQEMAGGGAGQAAWLKDRVENSATLCQEVTKLTTGLQEYQDMVQNQQESYSQTVSSLTGELRDTRRELREKEKKKKEAERSWQNIREDGERQERKLRDSLDKRDKLIEQILLDAEERDHVFRELQQNLQNKPNPLTAIKHTL; this is encoded by the exons ATGATGTCCTCCAGAGGTAAAAAGGACCTGTGCCGAATCTGTGGCGGTGCTCTGCAGGGAAACCAAAGGCGGTGGCTGTTTGGAGGCCAGAATAAGAAGACCAGTCAACCTCAGACCCTGACGGAGTCCCTGAGACACCTGTCCCGGTCCTCACAGAGCAGCCCCTGGG GCAGCACTTTATCTCTTAGTTCCTCAGCGTCCTCCTCCAGGTCCCAGTTCTCCCTGAGCCCCTCGTCCAAAGGAGTGGATCTGCTCTCAGTGTTGACCCACATTCTTGGGCAGTCTGTACCTCGGGGCAGCAGCAACGGGGAGTTCGTGTGCGGCAAATGCGTAGTTGTCCTCGAGCGGGTGTTCAAGTTCGACTCGGTGATAGCCAGGGTGAGGGTGCTTTCGTACGAGAGGCTGCAGAAGCTGATGCAGGAGAGGGACAAGATCAGACAGTGGGTGCGTCAACACTACCACCAGAGACATCCACGGGACTGCAGGAGCCAGGGCAGCACCAGCGAGGAGGATGGAGATGCGGAGAGGGAGGGCTACAGGGAGATGCTCAAGGAGAACATGGCGCTCTCAGAGTACGAGTGCTGGTCCGAGAAGTGGGACACTTGTCCGTATTTTATAAGAACTGGTAAAAGATGCAGTAAGGGCAAAGGATGTGAAGGCTGTGATTCCTTACGAGTGTCCGACTCGGATTATGAGTCCGTTTGTGGGGTTCCTCGCCACTTGCCTCTCCAGCCCTTCTCCCCGTTGGCTCTGTCGCGTGACAAATCCCAGAGCATGCCCCTCGACTGGCAGAGGGTGCCGTCCATCGCCTCCAGCCCAGCTTCCCTGTCCGGATCCACTATCTCCTTGCGACCGTCCTCCCGCACCGAGTCCATTTACTGTGCAGAGTCCATTCAGTCTCTGGACTCTCTCGATGGCAATGACCCATTTGATTCGCCAAGTGATCAGTCAGTCAACTTTGTGCTGAAGGGGCTGAGGGGTATCGCGGGGAAGTCGGTCAGTTCACCATCAGGGAGCAGAATCCCGGTTCTGGACAAGAAGCAAGTGAGGGACTCCGAAAAACCGGGAGAGTTGGCGTCACCCACAGTGAGGGCACTGGACTTTGGGCATGTGGAGAACGGAGGGGATGAAATGGATGAAGAGGACGGGGATGTGCTCTCAGAGCTGAGGGACGAGTTCATGCCTCTTCATCGACAG AGCACTTCTGGCAGGATTCACCAGGCGGTCAGGAACCTACGAGGCCAGCTGAACCAAGCCGAGTCCCGAGTCAGGACCCTGGAGGACGAGCAGGAACATGGGAGGAGCAAACCCACTGACGTCAACGGATCTGACTGGGCACCA cTGGTTCAGGAGGAGGGCGACAGTCCCCTGCTGCAGAGCCTCGGTCACTCCCTGCTGAGCCGCGAGCGTCTGATCCAG gaGTGTATGAGTCTGATCAGAAGACtgtgtgtggaggagggagCCGGCGCCGAGCTGGCCAACAAGCTGACTGAGAAACTGACCGAGAGTCTGAAGGAAGTTCTCTCTGACAACAAG GCTGCCCTGAAGACTCTGAGGTCTGAAAGgacggagaaagagaagagcatgcaggaggaggTCGATGCACTGAGGAAGgctgggagagacagagagagagacctcgACACACTCCACACTGTGCTCCAGTGCAACCAGGATATTATCAac GACTTGAAAGTGTCTCTGGGGGAGAAGGAGTGTCTGCTGAAGGAGgtgcagaaagagagggaggtgtgGAGACAGAGGGACCAGGCCCTCGCTGCCGTCCAGCAGGAGAAAGACGATCTGATCCGCTGCCtcaaagaggagctggagacaaaCGTGCAG GCTCTTTGCGACTCTGTGAATGGTCAGGAGATGGCAGGGGGCGGGGCTGGGCAAGCGGCCTGGTTGAAAGACAGAGTGGAGAACAGCGCCACCTTGTGTCAGGAAGTCACCAAACTCACCACAGGCCTGCAGGAATACCAGGACATGGTGCAG AATCAACAGGAGAGCTACAGTCAGACGGTGTCTTCTCTGACGGGGGAACTCAGGGACACCCGGCGGGAgctgagggagaaggagaagaagaagaaggaggcagAGCGATCCTGGCAGAACATccgagaggacggagagagacaggagaggaaacTGAGGGACAGTCTGGACAAGAGAGACAAACTCATAGAG CAGATCCTGTTGGACGCTGAGGAGCGGGACCATGTGTtcagagagctgcagcagaacctgCAGAACAAACCAAACCCTCTGACAgccatcaaacacacactgtga
- the si:ch73-95l15.5 gene encoding uncharacterized protein si:ch73-95l15.5 isoform X2 — protein MMSSRGKKDLCRICGGALQGNQRRWLFGGQNKKTSQPQTLTESLRHLSRSSQSSPWGSTLSLSSSASSSRSQFSLSPSSKGVDLLSVLTHILGQSVPRGSSNGEFVCGKCVVVLERVFKFDSVIARVRVLSYERLQKLMQERDKIRQWVRQHYHQRHPRDCRSQGSTSEEDGDAEREGYREMLKENMALSEYECWSEKWDTCPYFIRTGKRCSKGKGCEGCDSLRVSDSDYESVCGVPRHLPLQPFSPLALSRDKSQSMPLDWQRVPSIASSPASLSGSTISLRPSSRTESIYCAESIQSLDSLDGNDPFDSPSDQSVNFVLKGLRGIAGKSVSSPSGSRIPVLDKKQVRDSEKPGELASPTVRALDFGHVENGGDEMDEEDGDVLSELRDEFMPLHRQSTSGRIHQAVRNLRGQLNQAESRVRTLEDEQEHGRSKPTDVNGSDWAPEEGDSPLLQSLGHSLLSRERLIQECMSLIRRLCVEEGAGAELANKLTEKLTESLKEVLSDNKAALKTLRSERTEKEKSMQEEVDALRKAGRDRERDLDTLHTVLQCNQDIINDLKVSLGEKECLLKEVQKEREVWRQRDQALAAVQQEKDDLIRCLKEELETNVQALCDSVNGQEMAGGGAGQAAWLKDRVENSATLCQEVTKLTTGLQEYQDMVQNQQESYSQTVSSLTGELRDTRRELREKEKKKKEAERSWQNIREDGERQERKLRDSLDKRDKLIEQILLDAEERDHVFRELQQNLQNKPNPLTAIKHTL, from the exons ATGATGTCCTCCAGAGGTAAAAAGGACCTGTGCCGAATCTGTGGCGGTGCTCTGCAGGGAAACCAAAGGCGGTGGCTGTTTGGAGGCCAGAATAAGAAGACCAGTCAACCTCAGACCCTGACGGAGTCCCTGAGACACCTGTCCCGGTCCTCACAGAGCAGCCCCTGGG GCAGCACTTTATCTCTTAGTTCCTCAGCGTCCTCCTCCAGGTCCCAGTTCTCCCTGAGCCCCTCGTCCAAAGGAGTGGATCTGCTCTCAGTGTTGACCCACATTCTTGGGCAGTCTGTACCTCGGGGCAGCAGCAACGGGGAGTTCGTGTGCGGCAAATGCGTAGTTGTCCTCGAGCGGGTGTTCAAGTTCGACTCGGTGATAGCCAGGGTGAGGGTGCTTTCGTACGAGAGGCTGCAGAAGCTGATGCAGGAGAGGGACAAGATCAGACAGTGGGTGCGTCAACACTACCACCAGAGACATCCACGGGACTGCAGGAGCCAGGGCAGCACCAGCGAGGAGGATGGAGATGCGGAGAGGGAGGGCTACAGGGAGATGCTCAAGGAGAACATGGCGCTCTCAGAGTACGAGTGCTGGTCCGAGAAGTGGGACACTTGTCCGTATTTTATAAGAACTGGTAAAAGATGCAGTAAGGGCAAAGGATGTGAAGGCTGTGATTCCTTACGAGTGTCCGACTCGGATTATGAGTCCGTTTGTGGGGTTCCTCGCCACTTGCCTCTCCAGCCCTTCTCCCCGTTGGCTCTGTCGCGTGACAAATCCCAGAGCATGCCCCTCGACTGGCAGAGGGTGCCGTCCATCGCCTCCAGCCCAGCTTCCCTGTCCGGATCCACTATCTCCTTGCGACCGTCCTCCCGCACCGAGTCCATTTACTGTGCAGAGTCCATTCAGTCTCTGGACTCTCTCGATGGCAATGACCCATTTGATTCGCCAAGTGATCAGTCAGTCAACTTTGTGCTGAAGGGGCTGAGGGGTATCGCGGGGAAGTCGGTCAGTTCACCATCAGGGAGCAGAATCCCGGTTCTGGACAAGAAGCAAGTGAGGGACTCCGAAAAACCGGGAGAGTTGGCGTCACCCACAGTGAGGGCACTGGACTTTGGGCATGTGGAGAACGGAGGGGATGAAATGGATGAAGAGGACGGGGATGTGCTCTCAGAGCTGAGGGACGAGTTCATGCCTCTTCATCGACAG AGCACTTCTGGCAGGATTCACCAGGCGGTCAGGAACCTACGAGGCCAGCTGAACCAAGCCGAGTCCCGAGTCAGGACCCTGGAGGACGAGCAGGAACATGGGAGGAGCAAACCCACTGACGTCAACGGATCTGACTGGGCACCA GAGGAGGGCGACAGTCCCCTGCTGCAGAGCCTCGGTCACTCCCTGCTGAGCCGCGAGCGTCTGATCCAG gaGTGTATGAGTCTGATCAGAAGACtgtgtgtggaggagggagCCGGCGCCGAGCTGGCCAACAAGCTGACTGAGAAACTGACCGAGAGTCTGAAGGAAGTTCTCTCTGACAACAAG GCTGCCCTGAAGACTCTGAGGTCTGAAAGgacggagaaagagaagagcatgcaggaggaggTCGATGCACTGAGGAAGgctgggagagacagagagagagacctcgACACACTCCACACTGTGCTCCAGTGCAACCAGGATATTATCAac GACTTGAAAGTGTCTCTGGGGGAGAAGGAGTGTCTGCTGAAGGAGgtgcagaaagagagggaggtgtgGAGACAGAGGGACCAGGCCCTCGCTGCCGTCCAGCAGGAGAAAGACGATCTGATCCGCTGCCtcaaagaggagctggagacaaaCGTGCAG GCTCTTTGCGACTCTGTGAATGGTCAGGAGATGGCAGGGGGCGGGGCTGGGCAAGCGGCCTGGTTGAAAGACAGAGTGGAGAACAGCGCCACCTTGTGTCAGGAAGTCACCAAACTCACCACAGGCCTGCAGGAATACCAGGACATGGTGCAG AATCAACAGGAGAGCTACAGTCAGACGGTGTCTTCTCTGACGGGGGAACTCAGGGACACCCGGCGGGAgctgagggagaaggagaagaagaagaaggaggcagAGCGATCCTGGCAGAACATccgagaggacggagagagacaggagaggaaacTGAGGGACAGTCTGGACAAGAGAGACAAACTCATAGAG CAGATCCTGTTGGACGCTGAGGAGCGGGACCATGTGTtcagagagctgcagcagaacctgCAGAACAAACCAAACCCTCTGACAgccatcaaacacacactgtga
- the LOC128450001 gene encoding lysosomal thioesterase PPT2-A: MKTSRLLLLLLLAGVCIYGYKPVVIVHGIFDGPKQFKTLSLFISKVHPGTEVSVIDLYNNVASLKPMWRQVQDFRKAIESIMSRAPDGIHLLCFSQGGLICRAVLSTSPDHNVHTFISLSSPQAGQYGDTSYLRWLFPEYIKKTVFKVCYRKLGQKVSFCEYWNDPHHRPQYLQSNNFLPMLNGDRPHSDLRAWRKNFLRIKKLVLIGGPDDGVITPWQSSQFGFYDSDEHVVEMRKQEFYRNDTFGLKTLDARGGVSTCVQSGVKHVHWHNNYTVFRSCIEKWLT, translated from the exons ATGAAGACAtcgcggctgctgctgctgctgctcctggccGGAGTTTGCATCTACGGATACAAGCCTGTTGTCATCGTGCACGGGATCTTTGATGGACCGAAGCAGTTCAAAACTCTGTCTCTGTTCATATCCAAG GTGCATCCAGGTACAGAGGTGTCTGTGATCGACTTGTACAACAACGTGGCCAGTCTGAAGCCCATGTGGAGGCAGGTCCAAGACTTCAGGAAAGCCATCGAGTCCATCATGAGCCGGGCTCCCGATGGCATCCATCTTCTGTGCTTCTCCCAAG gtGGTTTGATTTGTCGAGCTGTCCTCTCCACGAGTCCAGACCACAACGTGCACACCTTCATCTCACTGTCGTCGCCTCAGGCCGGGCAGTACGGAG ACACTAGTTACCTGCGGTGGCTGTTTCCTGAGTACATAAAGAAGACTGTGTTTAAAGTCTGCTACAGGAAGCTGGGACAGAAAGTTTCCTTCTGCGAATATTGGAACG ACCCTCACCACAGGCCCCAGTACCTGCAGAGCAACAACTTCCTGCCGATGCTAAATGGTGACCGACCTCACAGCGACCTGAGAG CATGGAGGAAAAACTTTCTACGCATCAAGAAGCTTGTGCTGATTGGAGGACCGGACGATGGCGTCATCACACCGTGGCAGTCCAG CCAGTTTGGATTCTATGACAGCGACGAGCATGTTGTGGAAATGAGGAAGCAGGAG TTTTACAGGAACGACACGTTTGGCCTGAAGACGCTGGACGCTCGCGGCGGCGTGTCCACGTGTGTTCAGTCCGGAGTGAAGCACGTCCACTGGCACAACAACTACACAGTGTTCAGGAGCTGCATCGAGAAGTGGCTCACGTGA